GGCGGCATGGGGCTGCCGGCGTCGGTGCTGCGGAGGGAGAAATGACGCAGGCCGTGATGGAGGACATCCTGCGCGCGGCGGGCGCGAGCGAGCTGATGACGGCGGAGCGGTACGCGCATCCGATGGGCGGCTGCCGGATGGGCGCAGGCCCCCAACACGTGGTCGTGGAGGTCGAGTTGCGCTCCTTTCCCGTCCCCAACGTGCTGCTCAGCGACCTGGCAGCCGGGC
Above is a genomic segment from Streptomyces sp. R21 containing:
- a CDS encoding GMC oxidoreductase, whose translation is MTQAVMEDILRAAGASELMTAERYAHPMGGCRMGAGPQHVVVEVELRSFPVPNVLLSDLAAGHLTAGARGGLRAPARRGAR